The Cellulosimicrobium sp. ES-005 genome segment CGATGAGCCCCGCGACCGCGGCGGGCACCGCGAGCGCGTCGGTCAGGTACACGAGCAGCACGAGGCCGGGCAGGGTGCCGAAGCCCCCGGTGCCGACGGAGCCGGCGGCGTAGCCGGCGATGGTGGCGCGCGAGAGCCGGGGGGAAGCGGTGGCGTTCGTCACAGGGGCAGCGTAGAGGCTGGTCGCGCCCGGGGCGGGTCGAGGTCCACGCCGTGCCGGGAGAGCGAGGGGAATACGTGGGGGAGGATCGTTGCTCTACGAGGCAGACACCCCCACCGTCCCAGGAGGATCATCCATGGCCACGCAGACGCTCACCGAGTCCACCTTCGAGCAGACGATCACCGAGAACGACATCGTCCTCGTCGACTTCTGGGCCGACTGGTGCGGACCGTGCAAGATGTTCGCCCCGGTGTTCGAGGCGTCGTCGGAGGAGAACCCGGACGTGGTGCACGGCAAGATCGACACCGAGGCCGAGCGCGGCCTCGCGGCGGCCGCGAACATCACGTCGATCCCGACGCTCATGGCCTTCCGCGAGGGCATCCTCGTCTTCTCCCAGCCGGGTGCGCTCCCCGCGCCCGCGCTCAAGCAGGTCGTGGACGCCGTCAAGGGCCTCGACATGGACGACGTGCGTCGCCAGATCGCCGCGGCGAACGACGGGACCCCGGCGCAGGACGCCTGACCCGTCCCCGCGCACGCGAACGGCCCGGCACCTGGAGGTGCCGGGCCGTTCGCGTCTCGGTCAGAGGCCGTCGTGCGCGCGCAGGGTGCGCCTCGACGGAAGAAGCCGGTGCCCGCACCGGCAGGGGGCAATGGTGCGGACACCGGCTCTGGCGTCAGGCTAGCCGCCCAACTGGACGGGCGTCCAGTTGATGGGCGGGTGAATCCCGTCGGCGGGCGCCAGCGCCCGTGGCAGGGTCGTCGCAGCGCCTCCTCGGGTGCGGGCATCGCGACGGATGGCGCGCCCCCGGGGCGCTCGACCTCGCGCTGGACGGCACCGTCACCGCGCTCACGGCCGACGAGGCCGAGGTTCTTCCGGTGGGTCGACGACCTCGCAGCCGTGCGAGCGCCCTCGACGCCCCCGGGTCGAGGTCGTCGGGGGCGTGCAGGGCATTGGGAGCGTGTCGTCCCCGCAGCTCCGCGACCTGGACGGCAACCTACTAATTGCCCCGCGCCCGGAACTGGCGCGACGGTGCGGATCGTGCAGAGAAACTGCAGTCTCATCGGCGCTGGTGCGCTGGCCGAGGCGGTACTGAAGGCGATGGAAAAGGAGCGGGGTCGTCTGGTCGACCGCGCACCTCCCTCGTCTGCGAGTCGGCCGACTTCCACCCGTGTGGCGCCACAACGCCGCGCCGACCACTGTCGACGAGCCAGTTTCGAACTCCCATTGATCCGGCGTGGAAGACTCCTCCGTGCCTCAGGGATTTGGCGGGCGGGCTGCCCCAGAACGTGGGCAGCCCGCCCCGACTGGCGCGTCACCCGCGCGGGGGGTAGGGGTCGTCGCCGTAGGTGCGCTCGTCCTCGATCGTGCCGTCCTTGCGGTGGATGATCAGCTGGCTCGGCGCGTTGCGCCTCGCCACGTCGACGCCGGCACTGACGGCCGCTTCCTTGGTGAAGTGC includes the following:
- the trxA gene encoding thioredoxin, producing MATQTLTESTFEQTITENDIVLVDFWADWCGPCKMFAPVFEASSEENPDVVHGKIDTEAERGLAAAANITSIPTLMAFREGILVFSQPGALPAPALKQVVDAVKGLDMDDVRRQIAAANDGTPAQDA
- a CDS encoding DUF2188 domain-containing protein, with translation MARKRYDVVYRSVSDKWNVTHQQTTLSTHFTKEAAVSAGVDVARRNAPSQLIIHRKDGTIEDERTYGDDPYPPRG